The Candidatus Culexarchaeum yellowstonense genomic sequence ACTTATAATAGCAAACATGCTCTTCTACCTGAACAGGCAATCATAATATAATCTTAGAGATTAAAAAACCTTGAAAAAATAAAAGGAGGATTGTTTATTTAACCGAGGATCCCTCTCCAGTAGTCTATAGCATCTTTTGTAAATGCTAGAGGGACTTCGACTTCACCTTTCCTAATCTTTTCTTCAAGTTCTGCTAGAGCATCCCATATCCATGGAGCAACAGACTTACGCATACTTTCAACTTTAGCTTTAATCTCCTCCGGGCTCATGGGGAGAACTTTCTTACCTGTGAGTTTTTCAGCTTCCACGCCCATTTGTATAAACTCATCTAGATCTTTCAACGTACTTGCAGATATTCCCTCCATAGGTGTTCCTAGAACTTGAGTGCCTATTCCAAGAGTTAATACTCCATTATATTGTTTTACAACGTCTCTGAACTTCCCATCTAGAACAAGCTTCGTTGCATAGTAGACCCCTTTATCTACCCTCTTCATCATACTAACTATTACAAACCCAGGGTTTATCCAATCCTGGTTTGCATCAACACCAATCCAGAATGGTGGACCCATTGCCAGACCTCTAGCCTCAGCAATTTCCTTTACTGCTTGATTTATTCCAAGACCAAGTGGTCCAGCTATATTGTATACTGCTATCGCACCTTTCGCATACATCGGTTTAGCTGCTTCATATCCTTTTGTAATGTCGCTAAAGGTTCCTGTATAAGTCCATAATACTCTTCCTTTATACCAGCATTGTCCAGGTGTTTCAGGCGGACAATACATCCCATCTTTCCATTCAGCTCCACTTCCATATCTTGTATCTTCTCCGATTATAGGAGCTTTACGTCCAAATTTTTTCTCATACCACTTTAATGCCCAATCGCATCCCCATTTATAGCCTATCTCAAACTTCCATAGAACTGGTATTTCTATCCCGAATACTCCTCCAATATATGGGTATTGACCTCCCTTTTCATTGTAGTAGGCTGCTAATAGGCATCCAACTGCTCCAACTAGTGCACTACCTTTATGCTCCTCAAATTTTATATCCATGAGGTTCGGTAGTGGATACTTGTCAGGGTATTTTTCTTTAACGATGTCTTGAGAGTAGGTATCTATCCCTGCGAAGTTTTTATCGGGATACTTCAATGCAACTTCTACTAAAGCATCGCTTAGAAGGAATCCTACTCCAACTATCAACTTAACATCCGGATCCTTTGCTCCTATCTCTAGATTCGGTACATAGTCTGCCTCAACTTTACTTACCAGCTCCACCATTTCTATCCCGAATTCTTTCTCAGCTTCATCTCCACCCTTGAAGGCCATATCATTGAATGAAAGGTCTCCTCTACCACCAATATCTGATACAACAGCTATCTTTACTTTCCTCGGAGCAGCAGGCCCTGTGGTCGTATACCAATAGAGGAATCCTCCAGCTGCGGCCACGATTATGATAACGGTTATGATAACCGCAGTCGCCCTAGTAATTGCATTAACCCTTCTATTCATGGAATGAAAAAGGATTATCTAAGATATATTCATTTCTAGTGAATATGTACATATCCACTAAAAACGATGAGTACTACATCACGAGTTAGTTAACTTTTAATAGGGGCTCCTCGCATAACACATGAGTAATTTAAGTTAAGGTTACTCTATCTTTAAGTTCTGGAAAGGTATTTTCTAGGTCTCGTAATGTTGGTAGGTGCCGTGCCCCGATCCCCATACACTTATAAGCGCCGATAGCATTACCTAGGATTACAGCTTCTCTAAGAGGAAGGTTCTTTATTAATCCATAAAGAAAACCAGCATTAAATGCATCTCCTGCACCCGTCGTGTCTAACACTCTGACATGGAATGCTGGAATATGAAAGGAGCCATTTGAATATGCCACCATACATCCTCTAGCCCCCAGTTTCACTACTGCTATCTCAGCTTGTAGTTTTCTCAGAAGTTCATCTGCTAATCTATATTGCTTATCCTCAGATGTAAACTGCCTAG encodes the following:
- a CDS encoding BMP family ABC transporter substrate-binding protein; amino-acid sequence: MNRRVNAITRATAVIITVIIIVAAAGGFLYWYTTTGPAAPRKVKIAVVSDIGGRGDLSFNDMAFKGGDEAEKEFGIEMVELVSKVEADYVPNLEIGAKDPDVKLIVGVGFLLSDALVEVALKYPDKNFAGIDTYSQDIVKEKYPDKYPLPNLMDIKFEEHKGSALVGAVGCLLAAYYNEKGGQYPYIGGVFGIEIPVLWKFEIGYKWGCDWALKWYEKKFGRKAPIIGEDTRYGSGAEWKDGMYCPPETPGQCWYKGRVLWTYTGTFSDITKGYEAAKPMYAKGAIAVYNIAGPLGLGINQAVKEIAEARGLAMGPPFWIGVDANQDWINPGFVIVSMMKRVDKGVYYATKLVLDGKFRDVVKQYNGVLTLGIGTQVLGTPMEGISASTLKDLDEFIQMGVEAEKLTGKKVLPMSPEEIKAKVESMRKSVAPWIWDALAELEEKIRKGEVEVPLAFTKDAIDYWRGILG
- a CDS encoding PfkB family carbohydrate kinase, whose protein sequence is RQFTSEDKQYRLADELLRKLQAEIAVVKLGARGCMVAYSNGSFHIPAFHVRVLDTTGAGDAFNAGFLYGLIKNLPLREAVILGNAIGAYKCMGIGARHLPTLRDLENTFPELKDRVTLT